TCAGCAATTTCCAATTGAATCATTTATTCAAACGGATGCTGCTGTAAACCCCGGCAATAGCGGTGGAGCATTAGTAAATCTTAATGGTGATTTGGTTGGCATTAATGCTGCCATAGCTTCCAACACAGGTTCATATACAGGCTATTCATTTGCCATTCCAGCAAACATTGTACGAAAAGTAACAAAAGATTTATTGGAATATGGTAAGGTACAACGTGGATTTATTGGAGTGACCTTGCGTGATATTGATCAGCAACTGGCGCAGAATAAAGGATTAAAATCTATGCAGGGTGTATATATTGATGGTGTTGTAAACGGTGGTGCCGGACAAGCTGCCGGAATAAAACCCGGTGATGTGGTAACAAAAGTTGGTGAGACAACAGTAAATTCTGCTAGTGAACTTCAGGAACAAATTGGCCGTTTCGGCCCCGGTGATAAAGTTAATCTAACTCTTAATCGCAATGGTTCGGAAAAAAATTATCAGATAGTACTGCGTGACAACAGCGGAGGACAAAGTGTTGAACGTGCCAATAACAATGTCAATATGATGGGTGCTGAATTTGGAGAAGTGACTGATAAAGAGAAAAAACAATTAGGGATAAGCAATGGCGTAAAGGTTGCAGGTTTGCAATCAGGCAAATTGAGAAGTGCCGGTATCCGCGAAGGTTTTATCATTACCAGCATTGACAACAAGAAAATCAATTCTCCTGACGATATTGAATCTGCATTAGCCAACAAAAAAGGTGGTGTGCTGATTGAAGGAGTTTATCCCAATGGCATGAGAGCCTATTATGGATTCGGATTATAGATAGTTTTTCATAGGTTTGGTTTATAGCGAAGGGGGATTCTGAGAATGAATCTCCCTTTGCATTTTATCGAATCAATGAATAGTACAAGTGTTTTAATTACTCAAATAATAGTTAATAATCTTGTGTTGAAAACCAATTATGCTTACCTTGCAGTCGCACGATATTTCAATTTTAATAACTTACCTTTGCAAAAGATGCAAGAAAACAATAAAAAAAGTCTAAACAGGTTATGTTTATTTCCGTATCACTATAAATGCAAATGATGTTAAAAAAAATCGCATTTACTTTTTTACCTCTGTTCATTAGTCTTCAGATAAATGCAGATACTCCTTTATTAAAAAGGATTGTTTGCAGTTATGATGATACAACCCGGTTGAGTTTTGTTTCCAATGCAAATGTTTTTTCAGAGAGATGGGACACGCTTCAACAGGTTAGATTCTGGCAGGAAGTAATAAAACAGTCAGCTGATACAGCGTTGGTTAATGTTGCCTCTACACGTTGCATATTACATAAAACACCCTTTGAAGATTGGAAATGTCAGTCGGAATCAGAAAAGGCAGCCTATAAGAAGTTTATCAACTTAGCAAATGGCCTTGATACCAATACTACACTTTACGTTACATTCGGAAAAAAAGAGTTTTATGAATACAAAAGGGTTATTCCGGTTATCGGAAAGTCTGTTGAGATTTTTAAAAACAATAATGTTGACCCTTGGTATGCACAAACAATTTTACTTATTGAAAATCCCGGAAAAAATCACAATAAATCTTATGTTGGTGCTAATGGCCCCTTTCAATTGATGAAAAGTGTTGCAATTAAGTTTGGTTTGAAAGTTAACAAGCATGTTGACGAAAGAACTGACCTTAATAAGTCTGCCTATGCAGCCTCACAACTCTTAAAAAGCTCTTGTATTCCAAAGGTGAAAACCCTGCTGAATGAAAAAAACATTCAGTTTAGTGAAGATGATTTATGGTTTCGACTACTTGTGATGCATGCCTATCATGCCGGACCGGGTAATGTAGCCTGTGTCATTAATGAGCTTGCTCCTAAAAAAGGCGGGATTGACTTGTTTACACAAATTTGGAAAACAGAGTGTGGTGGATTTAAAAATGAATCACAAAACTACTCTCAGATTGCTCTTGCCAACATTGTGATTTTTGAACGTTTTCTTCAGTCCAACAAAGATTCGCTTTGGTTGGTACAAGGAGAAAAATTGATGGTTGATTATAAAAAAAACAAAACTCATGGCATTGAAGGTATAAACAAACTTAAGCAAAGCCTTGAACTGTATAGCGAAGATTTGATGGACGGAACAATACCTGCAGATTTCTTTATTTCCCGAATGAATAGTATTCAGAAAGAGCTTGCAGCATATAAAGTTAAAAAATCGGTTGAAGAGGAACCTAATCTGAGTATGACACAATATTTAGCCTTAGGAAAGCAACTCATTCGCAAGCGTCAGCTGGATGATGCAATTAAGATTCTGAAATTAAACATTCAACTCTACCCAAATTGTGTCACTGCATATGACTCATTAAGCCGCATCTATAAAATTCAGGGCAATAAACAGATGGCTTTATTTTACAATCAGAAAGGTGCTTCAATAAAAAATCCGGCTTATTAAGAGCTAAAGTTATTTCTTATAGTTAGCCGGATTCATTGCTTCAGGAGTCCACTGGTTTAAGAATTCAATAACCTTTTCTTTATCGTATCCCTCCCCTTGCTCAAGATAGCCTGTAGATTGCGTATGCAGCCTTTTTCCATTGGTATCTATAATTACAAAAACAGGAAACCCAAATCGTTGCGGAAATTCCAGTAATTGCATCAATGAATCATTTTTATTTTCTTTACTGTAGTTTATATGTTCAACAACATAATTTACATTAAATGCAGAGTCAACTGATAATTCTGCCTTGCTGAATGTATCAAACATGCGACACCATCTGCACCAATTGCCCCCAATTATCAAAAAAACATGCTTTCCTTCTTTCTTTGCTGTTATTTCTGCCTGCTTTACTTGTTCAAATGCATTTCTTTCAGGATGGTAAATTGCAGCTTTTTCTTGCGCATTAACCTGAGTACTCATTCCTAAAATTATAAGTATCGTCAGCGAAGTGTAAACTTGTTTTCTCATAATATATTTTCGATTAATGCGTTTATAAATAATACTCGAAACCTTCATCTGATAAAGGTTGTTTTTAATAACTTTGTAAAGTTCAAATAAACAAAAAAAATGAGGAAAGTAGTAGTAGCATTATTAATTCTTTTTACGGCCTGCCAGCCCAAAACTTCAGAACCTGAACAGAAGACAGCACCGGCACTTGAAGAAAAAGATTTTCCTGCAAAACCGGCTATTGCATTGGCATCAGATATTGATCCGGTTTGTAAAATGTCAGTTAAAGAAGAATTCTCAGATACTGCCATGTATAACGGAAAAATTTATGGTTTTTGTGCCACGGCATGTAAAGAAGATTTTCTAAAAGAACCTCTCACCTATCTTGAAGAAAAATGAGTTGCATTAGTTGTAAAAAACTTTGGTCAATTCCAGCTTTGGAATGGCTTCTCATTTTAATGACTATTACATTAGGTTTATTGTGGACATCATGCAACGAAGATCGCCCATTGCGAACATTACCAGTTTATGGTATGCAGGATGAACAAAACAAATCCAATCATACTATTGCTCCTTTTTCTTTTATTGATCAGAACGGAGATACAGTAACCGATAAAGACTATTCCAATAAAATTTATGTAACTGATTTTTTTTTCACCACGTGCCGAAGCATTTGCCCTGTTATGACTACTCAGATGCAGCGTGTTTTTGAGCATTATAAATCAAATCCAGATGTAATGTTTTTATCCTATTCTGTAAATCCGGAATATGATACACCTGCTGTTTTAAAGGAGTATGCCGATAAGCATCATGCAGATGCTAAAAAATGGCATTTTGTTACTGGTGACAAACAAAAGATTTATGACCTTGCCCGCATTTCTTATTTAGTAACTGCAACAAAAGGTGATGGCGGACCGGATGATTTTGTGCACACTCAAAACTTTGCACTGATTGACAAAGAAAAGCGAATCAGAGGTTATTATGACGGAACTGACTCTACTGACGTCAACAAATTGATAACTGAAATTGATTTGTTACTCCGCGAATACAAGTATGCCGATAAATAATGAGGACACTTCTTTTTCTTTTTATTGTATCTCCGTTTTTATGTTTCAGCCAGGATGATGGTCATGTACATTGTAAACATATCCTTGCAGACAATTCAAAGCTTAATAGCTTAAACAATATAAGTACAACAGGAAGTGATTTTGATGTTAAATACAATCGTTTTAACTGGACAATAAATCCGGACTCAGTATATATTTCCGGAAATGTTTTTACATTGTTTGAGGTAAAAGCACCTTTAAGCAAATTGGAGTTTGATTTTTCTTCAGCACTAACCATTGACAGTATTCAATATCAATCAACTTTATTGCCCTACACAAGTAATAATGACATTATAACTATTCTGCTTCCCGGAATAATCTCAACCGGGCAATTAGATAGTGTTGAAATTTTTTATCATGGTGTGCCACCCACCTCAGGTTTTGGTTCATTTAATCAAAGTACTCACAATGGTGTACCTGTTTTGTGGACATTGTCAGAGCCTTTTGGCGCAAGTGATTGGTGGCCATGTAAAAACTCGCTTACAGATAAAGTAGATAGCATAGATGTTTTTGTAACTGCTGATACAGCATACAAAGTTGCATCTAATGGAAAGTTAATTTCTGAAATTACTACAGGTAATCAAAAGACAACGCATTGGAAAAGCAACTACCCTACTGCATCTTATCTTATTGCCATTGCAGTAACAAACTATACTATTTATTCCGACTATGTGCCAATGGCCGGTGGAGACTCTTTGCAGGTACTCAACTATGTTTATCCTGAAAATTTATCGTC
This portion of the Bacteroidia bacterium genome encodes:
- a CDS encoding Do family serine endopeptidase codes for the protein MIRQIKKVAGILAIAAIGGFTSLAIYKQTEKPVLFGQQDNVVPLKRVSMAGNTEAAMFDFTEAAEKAVPAVVHVKTTYPSQPVSGNFFNPFNFWGAPGYGAPQPQQSAGSGVIISDDGYIVTNNHVVDNADKVDVTLDDKRTFTAKVIGKDPSTDLALLKIDQTGLPYSKFANSDDIKVGQWVLAVGNPFNLTSTATAGIVSAKGRNIHILNDQQFPIESFIQTDAAVNPGNSGGALVNLNGDLVGINAAIASNTGSYTGYSFAIPANIVRKVTKDLLEYGKVQRGFIGVTLRDIDQQLAQNKGLKSMQGVYIDGVVNGGAGQAAGIKPGDVVTKVGETTVNSASELQEQIGRFGPGDKVNLTLNRNGSEKNYQIVLRDNSGGQSVERANNNVNMMGAEFGEVTDKEKKQLGISNGVKVAGLQSGKLRSAGIREGFIITSIDNKKINSPDDIESALANKKGGVLIEGVYPNGMRAYYGFGL
- a CDS encoding transglycosylase SLT domain-containing protein, which translates into the protein MMLKKIAFTFLPLFISLQINADTPLLKRIVCSYDDTTRLSFVSNANVFSERWDTLQQVRFWQEVIKQSADTALVNVASTRCILHKTPFEDWKCQSESEKAAYKKFINLANGLDTNTTLYVTFGKKEFYEYKRVIPVIGKSVEIFKNNNVDPWYAQTILLIENPGKNHNKSYVGANGPFQLMKSVAIKFGLKVNKHVDERTDLNKSAYAASQLLKSSCIPKVKTLLNEKNIQFSEDDLWFRLLVMHAYHAGPGNVACVINELAPKKGGIDLFTQIWKTECGGFKNESQNYSQIALANIVIFERFLQSNKDSLWLVQGEKLMVDYKKNKTHGIEGINKLKQSLELYSEDLMDGTIPADFFISRMNSIQKELAAYKVKKSVEEEPNLSMTQYLALGKQLIRKRQLDDAIKILKLNIQLYPNCVTAYDSLSRIYKIQGNKQMALFYNQKGASIKNPAY
- a CDS encoding DUF255 domain-containing protein; the encoded protein is MRKQVYTSLTILIILGMSTQVNAQEKAAIYHPERNAFEQVKQAEITAKKEGKHVFLIIGGNWCRWCRMFDTFSKAELSVDSAFNVNYVVEHINYSKENKNDSLMQLLEFPQRFGFPVFVIIDTNGKRLHTQSTGYLEQGEGYDKEKVIEFLNQWTPEAMNPANYKK
- a CDS encoding YHS domain-containing protein gives rise to the protein MRKVVVALLILFTACQPKTSEPEQKTAPALEEKDFPAKPAIALASDIDPVCKMSVKEEFSDTAMYNGKIYGFCATACKEDFLKEPLTYLEEK
- a CDS encoding SCO family protein, translated to MTITLGLLWTSCNEDRPLRTLPVYGMQDEQNKSNHTIAPFSFIDQNGDTVTDKDYSNKIYVTDFFFTTCRSICPVMTTQMQRVFEHYKSNPDVMFLSYSVNPEYDTPAVLKEYADKHHADAKKWHFVTGDKQKIYDLARISYLVTATKGDGGPDDFVHTQNFALIDKEKRIRGYYDGTDSTDVNKLITEIDLLLREYKYADK